A part of Papaver somniferum cultivar HN1 unplaced genomic scaffold, ASM357369v1 unplaced-scaffold_118, whole genome shotgun sequence genomic DNA contains:
- the LOC113330615 gene encoding glycine-rich protein 2-like codes for MAEGGRNTGTVKWFNVQKGFGFISPTDGSEDLFVHQSSIKSDGYRSLAENEEVEYEVETGDDGRTKAVDVTGPGGSNVQGSRREGGGGGGRGGYGDGGYGGGGGGYGGRSGGGGGYGGGGGGSCYSCGESGHLARDCSSGGSGGGGGGYGGRSGGRGGGRGGGGGGGGQCYNCQGTGHFARECPKAGGN; via the coding sequence ATGGCTGAAGGTGGTAGAAATACTGGTACAGTCAAGTGGTTTAATGTTCAGAAAGGTTTTGGATTCATATCACCAACTGATGGTAGTGAGGATCTCTTTGTTCATCAATCATCCATCAAATCTGATGGATACCGTAGCTTAGCTGAGAACGAAGAAGTTGAATATGAGGTCGAAACTGGTGATGATGGTAGAACTAAAGCCGTCGATGTCACTGGTCCTGGTGGCAGTAATGTTCAAGGTAGTCGCAGAGAAggcggcggaggtggtggtcGAGGTGGTTACGGTGATGGTGGatacggtggtggtggtggtggttatggtggacgaagtggtggtggtggcggttatggcggtggaggtggtggatcTTGTTATAGCTGTGGTGAATCTGGACATCTTGCCAGAGATTGCAGCAGTGGAGGaagtggcggcggtggtggtggatatGGTGGAAGAAGTGGTGGTAGAGGTGGCGgtagaggaggtggtggtggcggcggcggccaGTGCTACAACTGTCAAGGTACCGGCCACTTCGCCAGGGAGTGCCCTAAAGCCGGAGGCAACTAA